A region of Spirochaetaceae bacterium DNA encodes the following proteins:
- a CDS encoding Uma2 family endonuclease, whose translation MASPPVAPAKAHYPSSDGKPMAESDFQRTPVTYAVERLRHHFRSRRDVYVSGNLLLYYQEGNPRAVVAPDVFVVLGASSDDRSIYRLWEEPKGPDFVLEITSRTTYREDQGRKRELYRSLGVREYWQYDPTRDYLEPPLQGLELSAGKYRRLPGRELADGTLALASGVLGLELRLTERGLRFHDPETGQDLPNLAETDEARRRESQARQAAETCLAQEAAARAAAEARVAELEALLRRERGGDSDQ comes from the coding sequence ATGGCCAGCCCGCCGGTCGCTCCCGCCAAGGCTCACTACCCCTCATCCGACGGCAAGCCGATGGCGGAAAGCGACTTCCAACGCACCCCGGTGACCTACGCCGTGGAGCGGCTGCGGCACCACTTTCGCAGCCGCCGGGACGTGTACGTTTCCGGTAACCTGCTGCTGTACTACCAGGAGGGCAATCCGCGGGCGGTGGTGGCTCCGGACGTGTTCGTGGTGCTGGGGGCGTCCAGCGACGACCGTTCCATCTACCGCCTGTGGGAGGAGCCCAAGGGGCCGGACTTCGTGCTGGAGATCACCTCGCGCACGACGTACCGCGAAGACCAGGGACGCAAGCGCGAGTTGTACCGATCGCTGGGCGTGCGGGAGTACTGGCAATACGACCCGACGCGCGACTACCTGGAGCCGCCGTTGCAGGGGCTGGAGTTGAGCGCGGGAAAGTATCGGCGGCTGCCCGGGAGGGAGCTGGCGGATGGCACGCTGGCGCTGGCGAGCGGGGTACTGGGGCTGGAGCTGCGGCTGACGGAGCGCGGGCTGCGGTTCCACGATCCGGAGACCGGGCAGGACCTGCCGAACCTTGCGGAAACCGACGAGGCGCGGCGGCGCGAGAGCCAGGCGCGGCAAGCGGCGGAGACGTGCTTGGCGCAGGAAGCGGCGGCCCGCGCAGCCGCGGAAGCGCGAGTGGCTGAGTTGGAGGCTTTGCTGCGCCGGGAGCGTGGCGGCGATTCTGATCAGTAG
- a CDS encoding PIN domain-containing protein, whose translation MAAILISRTTLADTNRRAEVAALPDSFHRDPADRIIVASAHVHGAALLTNDRRIRDAALVTTI comes from the coding sequence GTGGCGGCGATTCTGATCAGTAGGACCACCCTCGCGGACACGAATCGGCGCGCCGAGGTGGCGGCGCTGCCTGACTCGTTTCATCGGGATCCGGCCGACCGGATCATCGTGGCGAGCGCGCACGTACACGGCGCCGCCCTGCTCACCAACGACCGCCGCATCCGGGACGCGGCCCTCGTCACCACCATCTGA